One Kangiella geojedonensis DNA segment encodes these proteins:
- a CDS encoding DMT family transporter has translation MHTVSGRWQLGLALSLTTVFLWGLLPIALKGVLLQMDAVTVTWYRFAVAAIFVFIYMAVRKRIPNFRDLKGLIGILMLIAIFGLCANYVFYLFGVEKITPSSAQVMIQTAPMFMLLGGLVVFKESFNKWQWLGFSSFVVGLVLFFNMRFAEILSNLDGAYTVGLFWMLLAAITWAAYALAQKQLLNTFTSNQIMFIIYITSTIILVPWSEPSQVVSLNAIGWALLTFCCLNTIVAYGAFAEALAHWEASRVSAILALTPLVTIMSMKVVAYFFPDYLPDEPMNALSIVGSIMVVLGSATTAVAGKKKSKIIKKSPSP, from the coding sequence ATGCATACTGTATCCGGTCGCTGGCAATTGGGCCTTGCTTTATCGCTCACCACAGTCTTCCTGTGGGGATTACTTCCTATCGCCTTAAAAGGTGTGTTGTTACAAATGGACGCTGTAACGGTTACTTGGTACCGCTTCGCCGTTGCCGCTATTTTCGTTTTCATTTACATGGCAGTGCGCAAAAGAATTCCCAACTTTAGAGACCTCAAAGGTCTGATCGGCATTCTAATGCTTATCGCCATATTTGGCTTATGTGCCAACTATGTGTTCTATTTGTTTGGGGTTGAGAAAATCACACCGAGCAGTGCGCAGGTCATGATTCAGACAGCACCTATGTTTATGCTGCTGGGCGGCTTGGTTGTTTTTAAAGAGAGCTTTAACAAGTGGCAGTGGCTTGGTTTTTCGTCTTTTGTAGTCGGTTTGGTTCTATTCTTCAATATGCGCTTTGCGGAAATTCTAAGCAATTTAGACGGCGCTTATACCGTTGGTTTGTTTTGGATGTTGTTGGCAGCAATTACCTGGGCCGCTTATGCTTTGGCCCAAAAGCAGCTATTGAATACCTTTACCTCGAACCAAATCATGTTCATCATCTATATCACCAGCACCATTATCCTAGTGCCTTGGAGTGAGCCGAGTCAGGTCGTGTCGTTAAACGCTATTGGTTGGGCGCTACTCACCTTTTGCTGCTTAAACACTATTGTGGCTTATGGCGCTTTCGCTGAAGCGCTGGCCCACTGGGAGGCCTCACGAGTCAGCGCTATTTTAGCGTTAACCCCACTGGTTACGATCATGTCGATGAAAGTGGTTGCTTACTTCTTCCCTGACTACCTTCCGGATGAGCCTATGAATGCCTTGAGTATTGTTGGCTCTATTATGGTGGTACTAGGTTCAGCAACTACTGCTGTAGCCGGTAAGAAAAAATCTAAAATTATAAAAAAATCACCATCACCTTAA